CCCGCATAAAGAGATTAAATAATTGATCTAGGGGCGTCGGTTAATGGCAAACCAACGGTCTCCAAAACCGTGACTGCAGGTTCAAGTCCTGCCGCTCCTGTTGATTTGGAAAGTAAGAGCGGCATAAAAATGTTATGCAGGTTTCCGCCGGAGGCGGACCCGCCAAAGATCTGTGGCGGGCAAGTCCTGCCGCTCCTGTAGTCTGTTGGTTTTAGGAAAAAAGTTTTTAAAAATTATGAATATTTTAGCAAAACCAGTTAATTTTATAAATGAAGTAAGAAGTGAATTAAGCAAAGTTGCCTGGTCGACAAGAAAAGAACTATTGGCTTCAACAGTTTTAGTAATTACCGTTACGTTGATTATGACAATTTTTATTGGGATAGTTGATCTGGTTTTATCCAGATTTCTAAGTGTGGTCTTTAAATGAACCCCCAGATTAATTGCAATATGAATATTGAGATATGCAATTGGTGTGTAACTAAACAGAGGAGAATTACGGGGTGAAGAATTGGTACGTTGTGCATACGCAGACTGGAATTGAAGAGAAGGTAAAAACATCCTTAGAAAAGAAGATTCAAGCTGAAGGTTTGCAGGATTTAATCTTAAGTGTCGTCATTCCTACCGAACAGGTTTCTGAAATACGCGCCGGAAAAAAGAAGATTTCTCAGAGGAAGTTTTTCCCCGGATATTTATTGGTTCAGATGGATTTAAGCGAAAAGACATATCTTTTTGTTAAGAATTCTCCTGGAGTTACAGGTTTTATAGGATTAGGAAGAAAACCTGTGCCTCTTCCTCAGGAAGAGGTAGATAATATTCTCAAGCGTACCAAAGAAACTGCCGCTAAGCCTTCTCCTAAGATAATCTTTGAAAAAGGTGAACAGGTTCGAGTTAATGAAGGGCCATTTTTGAATTTCAACGGTACAATTGAAGAGGTATATCCTGAAAAAGGCAAGGTTAAAGTGAGTGTTTCTATTTTTGGGCGTTCTACGCCTGTAGAGTTAGAATACTGGCAGGTTGAAAAGGTATAATTATGGCAAAAGCAATCAAAGCACAGATTAAGTTACATGTCCCTGCAGCGCAGGCAAATCCAGCGCCTCCGGTTGGCCCGGCATTAGGCCAGCATGGTGTTAATATTATGCAGTTCTGTAAACAATTCAACGATCAGACTAAGGGCAGGGATGGTTTAATTTTGCCGGTAGTCATCAGTGTTTTTGAAGACAGGACTTTTACCTTTATAATAAAGAGCCCGCCGTCATCTATTCTATTGAAAAGAGCGGCGAACTTAGCTAAAGCTTCAGGGATAACTGGAAAAGAGACTATTGGCAAGGTAACCAAGAAACAGATTGAAGAAATTGCTAAGTTAAAACTTGCGGATTTAAATACAAATAATATGGCTCAGGCAATAAAAAGTATCGAAGGAACTGCCCGTAGTATGGGCATTGCTATTGAAGGATAAAAAATGAAGACGCAGAGCAAGAGATATAAAGAATCGATTAAACAGGTACAGCCGGAAAAATTTTATCAATTAAAAGAGGCTGTTACTATATTAAAAAAACTTCCCAAGCCAAAATTTGATGGTTCAGTCGATTTGCATTTTAATCTAGGTGTGGATACTAAAAAAAGTGATCAAATGATTCGCGGTACAGTTGTG
The genomic region above belongs to Candidatus Omnitrophota bacterium and contains:
- the secE gene encoding preprotein translocase subunit SecE; translated protein: MVLGKKFLKIMNILAKPVNFINEVRSELSKVAWSTRKELLASTVLVITVTLIMTIFIGIVDLVLSRFLSVVFK
- the nusG gene encoding transcription termination/antitermination protein NusG — its product is MKNWYVVHTQTGIEEKVKTSLEKKIQAEGLQDLILSVVIPTEQVSEIRAGKKKISQRKFFPGYLLVQMDLSEKTYLFVKNSPGVTGFIGLGRKPVPLPQEEVDNILKRTKETAAKPSPKIIFEKGEQVRVNEGPFLNFNGTIEEVYPEKGKVKVSVSIFGRSTPVELEYWQVEKV
- the rplK gene encoding 50S ribosomal protein L11 gives rise to the protein MAKAIKAQIKLHVPAAQANPAPPVGPALGQHGVNIMQFCKQFNDQTKGRDGLILPVVISVFEDRTFTFIIKSPPSSILLKRAANLAKASGITGKETIGKVTKKQIEEIAKLKLADLNTNNMAQAIKSIEGTARSMGIAIEG